In the genome of Bordetella avium, the window TGCCTGCTGCGCAAACCCGCGCACGACGGCGGCGAGCGCGGCGCCTGGCTATGGCCTCTGGTCGTCTGGGTGGGCTATGGCCTGATCGATGTGCTCTTCAAGGTCATGGCGCGAGGCGGCGCGGGCTTTCCGGCCGCTTTGCTCGGGGCCTTTGTGCTGGCCGGTCTGCTGATGCTGGCTTACTTGCTGTGGCGCGGCGCTGCCTGGCGCGCACGCGACCTGGCTGCGGGCGTGCTGCTGGGCCTCATCAACTTCGGCAACATCTACAGCTATATCCGGGCCCACCAAAGCCTGCCCGATCAACCCGCGCTGGTCTTCGCCTCGATGAATATGGGCGTGATCGCCGTGGGCACGGCGGCAGGCGCCCTGCTGTTTTCCGAAAAACTGTCGGCCTTGAATGGCCTGGGACTGGCCCTGGCGCTGGCCGCAGTCGCCGTGATGCTGCCGCTTTGACTCAAGAGCCGGCGCGCGGCTCGTTATTGGGCGGCTGCATGACATCGGCCATCGGCGTGAGCATTTCCATGTCGGGATCGGCGACCGGATCCACCCGGGGATCAAGGGCTACCACCGCAGGTGAGGATTGCAGGGTATCGGGCATGGGTACAAACTGGACCGGCGCCTCATCCACCTGATTGACACCGGTGATGGCGCTGGGCCGCACACGCCAGACAAGAATGAGCGCGCAAAGGGGCACGAAAACATAGTAAGTGGTGTAGCCGCCCAGAGACATGATAAGGCCGGCCACCAGCGGCCCCAGACAGGCGCCCACGCCATACACCATGAGCAAGACAGCGCTCAGGCTGACACGGCGGTCGGCCTCGACATGGTCGTTGGCCAGCGCCGCCCCCAGGGGGTAGAGCGTGAACTGCAAAATCCCCTGCATGCCCGATAGCGCCAGCAAGGCCCAGAAAGGCAGGTCCACCCAACCCCACATAAAGACGGGCAGCAGCACCAGCAACGCGGCATTGAAACGGATCAGGCCGGCGCGGTTGATACGATCGGACAGCCATCCGATAGGCCATTGCGAGAGCAGACCGGCCGTGACGGCGACGGCCACAAAGAGCGCCACCTGCGAGGTATCCAGGCCATACTTGACGGCATAAACCGGCGCCAAACCGTAAAAAGCCCCGCTCAGATTGCCCGCCACGAACAGGACGGTCATGGCCAGCGGCACACGTTTGACGAAGAAAAAGAAATCCAGGGGCGCCGGACGCGGCGTGGGCGGGTGCGAGCGCGCCG includes:
- a CDS encoding V-type ATP synthase subunit I; translated protein: MNSGLLFLPFSVLCSVGLAVFLKLARRQGIDARQAILTNYAVASALCLLLLQPDLNRLPQGSLLLALGGLGVLLPLIFMALAQSVRAAGIVRTDAAQRLSLFIALGAAFVLFGEVFTARKLAGIALACAALFCLLRKPAHDGGERGAWLWPLVVWVGYGLIDVLFKVMARGGAGFPAALLGAFVLAGLLMLAYLLWRGAAWRARDLAAGVLLGLINFGNIYSYIRAHQSLPDQPALVFASMNMGVIAVGTAAGALLFSEKLSALNGLGLALALAAVAVMLPL
- a CDS encoding MFS transporter, coding for MFATISSFSSLYFATLLMLIGTGLFNTYMGLTLTAKSVNEVWVGAMIAGYYLGLVCGARLGHKLIIRVGHIRAFVACAAVATSMILLQAQTDSLPIWLLLRLISGIMMVTEFMVIESWLNEQTENHQRGRVFSVYMVVSGLGTVLGQLALTLYANLDSGPLVLVAMCLVLCLVPIAVTARSHPPTPRPAPLDFFFFVKRVPLAMTVLFVAGNLSGAFYGLAPVYAVKYGLDTSQVALFVAVAVTAGLLSQWPIGWLSDRINRAGLIRFNAALLVLLPVFMWGWVDLPFWALLALSGMQGILQFTLYPLGAALANDHVEADRRVSLSAVLLMVYGVGACLGPLVAGLIMSLGGYTTYYVFVPLCALILVWRVRPSAITGVNQVDEAPVQFVPMPDTLQSSPAVVALDPRVDPVADPDMEMLTPMADVMQPPNNEPRAGS